The following coding sequences are from one Lolium rigidum isolate FL_2022 chromosome 6, APGP_CSIRO_Lrig_0.1, whole genome shotgun sequence window:
- the LOC124661470 gene encoding F-box/LRR-repeat protein At4g29420-like isoform X3: MSEAGDPLDSLPAAILADVLGRVSDTGDLAACRLASRALLAASYHCPRVSLSAAVRARRRREGGGGDAFRSAAANVAALIGPYLRSLALDASEGHGFPDDAMWVEEGEFDEGDDLHLTCGESVASWAATAAGPALREVDIADFWPQSCWRKAEALPVISNFCHNLSKLRLKNAWLSVDGLKIMPNLTHLALEFILLDDENLSTLNKCFPCLLTLNLVGVGGLKNPKIHLSQLKTCHWEVSNVPESLAIHAPNLVYLELKCVRPEILILDTPSVSTLKLTIDKLGPTVQVDGFASLTNLRIESPNLNSLLKVFVNNREITTLDLELPSSKNGFALYEAVNPELFSRTTEVKLSPRFSYELMRHTVFSMTAYDCRSCLKKLLVHMPPSILTGCPFVPLLNNCAPSCEVTVLFHADSSCNARQAAASVWPLGFPDITWQWGTWQ; encoded by the exons ATGTCAGAGGCCGGCGATCCCCTCGACTCCCTCCCGGCGGCGATCCTCGCCGACGTCCTCGGCCGCGTGTCCGACACCGGGGACCTCGCGGCTTGCCGCCTCGCCTCGCGCGCGCTCCTCGCCGCCTCGTACCACTGTCCGCGGGTGAGCCTCAGCGCGGCCGtccgcgcacgccgccgccgcgagggcGGGGGTGGGGACGCCTTCCGCTCGGCCGCCGCGAACGTCGCCGCGCTCATCGGGCCGTACCTTCGGTCCCTCGCGCTCGACGCGTCCGAGGGACATGGTTTCCCCGACGACGCCATGTGGGTGGAGGAAGGGGAGTTCGACGAGGGCGACGACCTGCACCTCACCTGCGGGGAGTCCGTGGCGTCGTGGGCGGCCACTGCCGCTGGTCCCGCCCTCCGGGAGGTGGACATCGCCGACTTCTGGCCGCAGTCGTGCTGGCGGAAGGCGGAGGCGCTGCCAGTTATCTCCAACTTCT GTCATAATCTTTCAAAATTGAGGCTGAAAAATGCATGGCTATCTGTTGATGGGCTCAAGATAATGCCAAATCTGACTCATCTAGCACTTGAGTTCATTTTATTAGATGACGAGAACCTCAGTACATTGAACaagtgtttcccttgccttcttaCTCTCAATCTTGTTGGAGTTGGGGGCCTCAAGAACCCCAAGATTCACCTTTCTCAACTGAAGACTTGCCACTGGGAAGTATCGAATGTTCCAGAGTCTTTAGCTATCCATGCCCCCAACTTGGTTTACCTTGAGTTAAAGTGTGTTCGACCAGAAATCCTCATTTTAGATACTCCATCTGTTTCTACTTTGAAACTCACCATAGATAAACTTGGTCCAACTGTCCAAGTTGATGGCTTTGCTAGTTTGACAAATCTTCGGATAGAATCACCGAATCTGAATTCACTCTTGAAAGTGTTCGTAAACAATAGAGAAATCACGACACTAGACCTTGAGCTACCTTCTTCTAAAAACGGCTTTGCACTATACGAAGCGGTGAATCCAGAGCTGTTCTCAAGAACCACTGAAGTCAAGCTGTCGCCAAGGTTTTCATATGAACTGATGAGGCACACCGTGTTCTCGATGACTGCTTATGACTGCAGAAGCTGTTTGAAGAAACTTCTTGTCCATATGCCTCCATCGATCCTTACTGGTTGTCCGTTTGTACCCTTGCTTAACAACTGTGCACCATCGTGCGAGGTGACTGTTCTTTTCCATGCCGATTCCAGCTGTAATGCTCGTCAAGCTGCAGCATCAGTTTGGCCACTGGGGTTTCCAGATATCACATGGCAATGGGGTACTTGGCAGTAA
- the LOC124661470 gene encoding F-box/LRR-repeat protein At4g29420-like isoform X1, giving the protein MSEAGDPLDSLPAAILADVLGRVSDTGDLAACRLASRALLAASYHCPRVSLSAAVRARRRREGGGGDAFRSAAANVAALIGPYLRSLALDASEGHGFPDDAMWVEEGEFDEGDDLHLTCGESVASWAATAAGPALREVDIADFWPQSCWRKAEALPVISNFCHNLVKLRLKNAWLSVAGLKIMPTLTHLALEFIRLDDEDLSALNRCFPCLETLNLIGVGGLKDPKIDLPQLKTCCWEVSNIPRSLAIHAPKLVHLELKCVHPEILILDIPSVSTLKLTIDKLGPTVQADGLVSLTNLRIESLDLDSLLQLFTSGRNIRTLDLELPVSAGPTLQEVDIADFSPLPRWLKAEALPVISHFCHNLSKLRLKNAWLSVDGLKIMPNLTHLALEFILLDDENLSTLNKCFPCLLTLNLVGVGGLKNPKIHLSQLKTCHWEVSNVPESLAIHAPNLVYLELKCVRPEILILDTPSVSTLKLTIDKLGPTVQVDGFASLTNLRIESPNLNSLLKVFVNNREITTLDLELPSSKNGFALYEAVNPELFSRTTEVKLSPRFSYELMRHTVFSMTAYDCRSCLKKLLVHMPPSILTGCPFVPLLNNCAPSCEVTVLFHADSSCNARQAAASVWPLGFPDITWQWGTWQ; this is encoded by the exons ATGTCAGAGGCCGGCGATCCCCTCGACTCCCTCCCGGCGGCGATCCTCGCCGACGTCCTCGGCCGCGTGTCCGACACCGGGGACCTCGCGGCTTGCCGCCTCGCCTCGCGCGCGCTCCTCGCCGCCTCGTACCACTGTCCGCGGGTGAGCCTCAGCGCGGCCGtccgcgcacgccgccgccgcgagggcGGGGGTGGGGACGCCTTCCGCTCGGCCGCCGCGAACGTCGCCGCGCTCATCGGGCCGTACCTTCGGTCCCTCGCGCTCGACGCGTCCGAGGGACATGGTTTCCCCGACGACGCCATGTGGGTGGAGGAAGGGGAGTTCGACGAGGGCGACGACCTGCACCTCACCTGCGGGGAGTCCGTGGCGTCGTGGGCGGCCACTGCCGCTGGTCCCGCCCTCCGGGAGGTGGACATCGCCGACTTCTGGCCGCAGTCGTGCTGGCGGAAGGCGGAGGCGCTGCCAGTTATCTCCAACTTCT GTCATAATCTCGTTAAACTGAGGCTGAAAAATGCATGGCTATCTGTTGCTGGGCTCAAGATAATGCCAACTCTGACTCATCTGGCACTTGAGTTCATTAGATTAGATGACGAGGACCTCAGCGCACTGAATAGATGTTTCCCTTGCCTTGAGACTCTCAATCTTATTGGAGTCGGAGGGCTTAAGGACCCGAAAATTGACCTTCCTCAACTGAAGACTTGCTGCTGGGAGGTATCAAATATTCCGCGGTCTCTAGCTATCCACGCGCCTAAATTGGTCCATCTTGAGTTAAAGTGTGTTCACCCAGAAATCCTCATCTTAGACATTCCATCAGTGTCTACTTTGAAACTCACCATTGATAAGCTTGGCCCAACTGTCCAAGCTGATGGCCTTGTGAGTTTGACAAATCTTCGGATTGAGTCACTTGATCTAGATTCCCTCCTGCAGCTGTTTACAAGCGGTCGAAATATCAGGACACTAGATCTTGAGCTACCAGTTTCTGCAGGTCCTACTCTCCAAGAGGTGGATATCGCTGACTTCTCGCCGCTGCCACGCTGGCTGAAGGCGGAGGCTCTCCCTGTCATCTCCCACTTCT GTCATAATCTTTCAAAATTGAGGCTGAAAAATGCATGGCTATCTGTTGATGGGCTCAAGATAATGCCAAATCTGACTCATCTAGCACTTGAGTTCATTTTATTAGATGACGAGAACCTCAGTACATTGAACaagtgtttcccttgccttcttaCTCTCAATCTTGTTGGAGTTGGGGGCCTCAAGAACCCCAAGATTCACCTTTCTCAACTGAAGACTTGCCACTGGGAAGTATCGAATGTTCCAGAGTCTTTAGCTATCCATGCCCCCAACTTGGTTTACCTTGAGTTAAAGTGTGTTCGACCAGAAATCCTCATTTTAGATACTCCATCTGTTTCTACTTTGAAACTCACCATAGATAAACTTGGTCCAACTGTCCAAGTTGATGGCTTTGCTAGTTTGACAAATCTTCGGATAGAATCACCGAATCTGAATTCACTCTTGAAAGTGTTCGTAAACAATAGAGAAATCACGACACTAGACCTTGAGCTACCTTCTTCTAAAAACGGCTTTGCACTATACGAAGCGGTGAATCCAGAGCTGTTCTCAAGAACCACTGAAGTCAAGCTGTCGCCAAGGTTTTCATATGAACTGATGAGGCACACCGTGTTCTCGATGACTGCTTATGACTGCAGAAGCTGTTTGAAGAAACTTCTTGTCCATATGCCTCCATCGATCCTTACTGGTTGTCCGTTTGTACCCTTGCTTAACAACTGTGCACCATCGTGCGAGGTGACTGTTCTTTTCCATGCCGATTCCAGCTGTAATGCTCGTCAAGCTGCAGCATCAGTTTGGCCACTGGGGTTTCCAGATATCACATGGCAATGGGGTACTTGGCAGTAA
- the LOC124661470 gene encoding F-box/LRR-repeat protein At4g29420-like isoform X2, with translation MSEAGDPLDSLPAAILADVLGRVSDTGDLAACRLASRALLAASYHCPRVSLSAAVRARRRREGGGGDAFRSAAANVAALIGPYLRSLALDASEGHGFPDDAMWVEEGEFDEGDDLHLTCGESVASWAATAAGPALREVDIADFWPQSCWRKAEALPVISNFCHNLVKLRLKNAWLSVAGLKIMPTLTHLALEFIRLDDEDLSALNRCFPCLETLNLIGVGGLKDPKIDLPQLKTCCWELFTSGRNIRTLDLELPVSAGPTLQEVDIADFSPLPRWLKAEALPVISHFCHNLSKLRLKNAWLSVDGLKIMPNLTHLALEFILLDDENLSTLNKCFPCLLTLNLVGVGGLKNPKIHLSQLKTCHWEVSNVPESLAIHAPNLVYLELKCVRPEILILDTPSVSTLKLTIDKLGPTVQVDGFASLTNLRIESPNLNSLLKVFVNNREITTLDLELPSSKNGFALYEAVNPELFSRTTEVKLSPRFSYELMRHTVFSMTAYDCRSCLKKLLVHMPPSILTGCPFVPLLNNCAPSCEVTVLFHADSSCNARQAAASVWPLGFPDITWQWGTWQ, from the exons ATGTCAGAGGCCGGCGATCCCCTCGACTCCCTCCCGGCGGCGATCCTCGCCGACGTCCTCGGCCGCGTGTCCGACACCGGGGACCTCGCGGCTTGCCGCCTCGCCTCGCGCGCGCTCCTCGCCGCCTCGTACCACTGTCCGCGGGTGAGCCTCAGCGCGGCCGtccgcgcacgccgccgccgcgagggcGGGGGTGGGGACGCCTTCCGCTCGGCCGCCGCGAACGTCGCCGCGCTCATCGGGCCGTACCTTCGGTCCCTCGCGCTCGACGCGTCCGAGGGACATGGTTTCCCCGACGACGCCATGTGGGTGGAGGAAGGGGAGTTCGACGAGGGCGACGACCTGCACCTCACCTGCGGGGAGTCCGTGGCGTCGTGGGCGGCCACTGCCGCTGGTCCCGCCCTCCGGGAGGTGGACATCGCCGACTTCTGGCCGCAGTCGTGCTGGCGGAAGGCGGAGGCGCTGCCAGTTATCTCCAACTTCT GTCATAATCTCGTTAAACTGAGGCTGAAAAATGCATGGCTATCTGTTGCTGGGCTCAAGATAATGCCAACTCTGACTCATCTGGCACTTGAGTTCATTAGATTAGATGACGAGGACCTCAGCGCACTGAATAGATGTTTCCCTTGCCTTGAGACTCTCAATCTTATTGGAGTCGGAGGGCTTAAGGACCCGAAAATTGACCTTCCTCAACTGAAGACTTGCTGCTGGGAG CTGTTTACAAGCGGTCGAAATATCAGGACACTAGATCTTGAGCTACCAGTTTCTGCAGGTCCTACTCTCCAAGAGGTGGATATCGCTGACTTCTCGCCGCTGCCACGCTGGCTGAAGGCGGAGGCTCTCCCTGTCATCTCCCACTTCT GTCATAATCTTTCAAAATTGAGGCTGAAAAATGCATGGCTATCTGTTGATGGGCTCAAGATAATGCCAAATCTGACTCATCTAGCACTTGAGTTCATTTTATTAGATGACGAGAACCTCAGTACATTGAACaagtgtttcccttgccttcttaCTCTCAATCTTGTTGGAGTTGGGGGCCTCAAGAACCCCAAGATTCACCTTTCTCAACTGAAGACTTGCCACTGGGAAGTATCGAATGTTCCAGAGTCTTTAGCTATCCATGCCCCCAACTTGGTTTACCTTGAGTTAAAGTGTGTTCGACCAGAAATCCTCATTTTAGATACTCCATCTGTTTCTACTTTGAAACTCACCATAGATAAACTTGGTCCAACTGTCCAAGTTGATGGCTTTGCTAGTTTGACAAATCTTCGGATAGAATCACCGAATCTGAATTCACTCTTGAAAGTGTTCGTAAACAATAGAGAAATCACGACACTAGACCTTGAGCTACCTTCTTCTAAAAACGGCTTTGCACTATACGAAGCGGTGAATCCAGAGCTGTTCTCAAGAACCACTGAAGTCAAGCTGTCGCCAAGGTTTTCATATGAACTGATGAGGCACACCGTGTTCTCGATGACTGCTTATGACTGCAGAAGCTGTTTGAAGAAACTTCTTGTCCATATGCCTCCATCGATCCTTACTGGTTGTCCGTTTGTACCCTTGCTTAACAACTGTGCACCATCGTGCGAGGTGACTGTTCTTTTCCATGCCGATTCCAGCTGTAATGCTCGTCAAGCTGCAGCATCAGTTTGGCCACTGGGGTTTCCAGATATCACATGGCAATGGGGTACTTGGCAGTAA
- the LOC124661470 gene encoding F-box/LRR-repeat protein At4g29420-like isoform X4: MSEAGDPLDSLPAAILADVLGRVSDTGDLAACRLASRALLAASYHCPRVSLSAAVRARRRREGGGGDAFRSAAANVAALIGPYLRSLALDASEGHGFPDDAMWVEEGEFDEGDDLHLTCGESVASWAATAAGPALREVDIADFWPQSCWRKAEALPVISNFCHNLVKLRLKNAWLSVAGLKIMPTLTHLALEFIRLDDEDLSALNRCFPCLETLNLIGVGGLKDPKIDLPQLKTCCWEVLLSKRWISLTSRRCHAG; encoded by the exons ATGTCAGAGGCCGGCGATCCCCTCGACTCCCTCCCGGCGGCGATCCTCGCCGACGTCCTCGGCCGCGTGTCCGACACCGGGGACCTCGCGGCTTGCCGCCTCGCCTCGCGCGCGCTCCTCGCCGCCTCGTACCACTGTCCGCGGGTGAGCCTCAGCGCGGCCGtccgcgcacgccgccgccgcgagggcGGGGGTGGGGACGCCTTCCGCTCGGCCGCCGCGAACGTCGCCGCGCTCATCGGGCCGTACCTTCGGTCCCTCGCGCTCGACGCGTCCGAGGGACATGGTTTCCCCGACGACGCCATGTGGGTGGAGGAAGGGGAGTTCGACGAGGGCGACGACCTGCACCTCACCTGCGGGGAGTCCGTGGCGTCGTGGGCGGCCACTGCCGCTGGTCCCGCCCTCCGGGAGGTGGACATCGCCGACTTCTGGCCGCAGTCGTGCTGGCGGAAGGCGGAGGCGCTGCCAGTTATCTCCAACTTCT GTCATAATCTCGTTAAACTGAGGCTGAAAAATGCATGGCTATCTGTTGCTGGGCTCAAGATAATGCCAACTCTGACTCATCTGGCACTTGAGTTCATTAGATTAGATGACGAGGACCTCAGCGCACTGAATAGATGTTTCCCTTGCCTTGAGACTCTCAATCTTATTGGAGTCGGAGGGCTTAAGGACCCGAAAATTGACCTTCCTCAACTGAAGACTTGCTGCTGGGAG GTCCTACTCTCCAAGAGGTGGATATCGCTGACTTCTCGCCGCTGCCACGCTGGCTGA